One Alphaproteobacteria bacterium LSUCC0396 genomic region harbors:
- the rpsU gene encoding 30S ribosomal protein S21 yields MYVTVRDNNVDQALRVLKKKMQREGVFREMKNRRSYEKPSERRAREAAESTRRVRKLMRKRLEREGY; encoded by the coding sequence GTGTACGTCACCGTTAGAGACAATAATGTTGACCAGGCACTGCGTGTTCTGAAAAAGAAAATGCAGCGCGAAGGTGTGTTCCGCGAAATGAAAAATCGCCGGTCCTATGAAAAGCCATCCGAGCGCCGCGCGCGCGAGGCTGCCGAGTCAACCCGTCGGGTGCGCAAATTAATGCGCAAACGTTTGGAACGCGAGGGCTACTAG
- a CDS encoding COQ9 family protein — protein sequence MQDDYFQPNPYAVAILRASMLHVPFDGWGEAALLAGAADSGYEPDAVHAAFPRGAIDAIALHSRLADHAMVEAFMALPQRPDKVHLTIRALVLLRLEIAQPEKDAVRRALSILAMPVNAKLSATLLYETVDAMWRAAGQRDTSFSFYTKRGSLAAVYSATMLAWLADNSGNIDGTVAFLDRRLADIARIPKITKPVRTMMAAGERFASGIIQGLGRRHSR from the coding sequence ATGCAAGATGATTATTTCCAGCCTAATCCTTATGCTGTTGCGATTTTGCGTGCATCAATGCTGCATGTGCCATTTGACGGATGGGGTGAGGCAGCGCTGCTTGCTGGTGCCGCCGATTCGGGATATGAGCCCGATGCTGTTCATGCGGCGTTCCCGCGCGGCGCGATTGACGCAATCGCCCTTCATTCCCGTCTTGCTGATCACGCAATGGTTGAGGCGTTTATGGCGCTTCCGCAACGCCCTGATAAGGTGCATTTGACGATCCGTGCATTGGTGCTTTTGCGGCTTGAGATCGCCCAGCCGGAAAAGGATGCGGTCCGTCGCGCGCTTAGTATATTGGCAATGCCAGTCAATGCGAAATTATCGGCCACACTATTATATGAAACAGTCGATGCGATGTGGCGCGCTGCAGGCCAGCGTGATACCAGCTTTTCTTTCTATACAAAACGGGGGTCTTTGGCCGCCGTTTATAGTGCCACCATGTTGGCCTGGCTGGCAGATAATAGCGGTAATATAGACGGGACGGTTGCGTTTCTTGATCGGCGACTTGCCGATATTGCTCGCATCCCCAAAATTACCAAACCGGTGCGCACAATGATGGCGGCTGGTGAGCGTTTTGCCAGCGGCATAATCCAAGGTTTGGGTCGGCGGCATTCGCGCTAG
- the metA gene encoding homoserine O-succinyltransferase, translating to MPIRVPDNLPALEELHAESVDIMPQHQAVSQDIRPLRLLLLNLMPKKRDTEIQFARLFGNSPLQVEMILMTTASYTPRNTEPGYLRRFYRQLDDVRDDYFDALIVTGAPVETLPFEEVTYWPELTEIMEWSRTHCFRRLGICWGAQALLWHFHHVPKYELGAKLFGIFEHGLSDVSGRLMNGFTDRFPMPASRYTMNRSEDLAAAGLDVLAEGGACGAGMVRDPATGDLFLFNHLEYDATTLGDEYQRDVAAGLNTALPQNYYPQDDPSQPPINNWRPFAFLLMANWINDLYQATPFDLTSLGKK from the coding sequence ATGCCGATTAGAGTACCTGATAATTTGCCGGCGCTCGAAGAGCTGCATGCCGAATCGGTTGATATCATGCCGCAGCATCAGGCGGTTAGTCAGGATATCCGGCCATTAAGGTTGCTTTTGCTCAATCTGATGCCGAAAAAACGCGATACTGAAATCCAGTTTGCCCGTTTGTTTGGGAATTCGCCGTTGCAGGTTGAAATGATCCTGATGACCACCGCTAGCTATACGCCGCGCAATACCGAGCCCGGCTATTTGCGCCGGTTTTATCGCCAGCTGGATGATGTGCGTGACGACTATTTTGACGCTTTGATCGTAACTGGTGCGCCGGTTGAAACCCTGCCTTTTGAAGAGGTGACCTATTGGCCGGAATTGACCGAAATCATGGAATGGTCGCGCACGCACTGTTTCCGCCGGCTTGGCATTTGCTGGGGGGCACAGGCATTGTTGTGGCATTTTCATCACGTGCCGAAATATGAGCTTGGCGCAAAACTTTTCGGCATTTTCGAACATGGGCTAAGCGATGTTTCGGGCCGGTTGATGAATGGCTTTACCGATAGATTTCCAATGCCGGCATCGCGTTATACGATGAACCGCAGTGAAGATCTGGCGGCGGCTGGTCTGGATGTTCTGGCCGAAGGCGGTGCGTGTGGTGCGGGAATGGTGCGTGATCCGGCAACGGGTGATCTGTTCTTGTTTAACCATCTTGAATATGACGCTACAACGCTTGGCGATGAGTATCAGCGCGATGTCGCTGCTGGTCTGAATACGGCCTTGCCGCAGAACTATTATCCGCAGGATGATCCATCACAGCCGCCGATTAATAACTGGCGGCCCTTCGCCTTTTTGCTGATGGCAAACTGGATTAATGATCTCTATCAGGCAACACCGTTTGACCTGACTAGTCTTGGCAAAAAATAA
- a CDS encoding 5-(carboxyamino)imidazole ribonucleotide synthase: MSPKRRNNPLIYTPQKTIGILGSGQLGRMLVIAASQLGFRTHVYAPDAKDSPAGDIAHNFTEAAYDDLDALAVFASQIDAVTSEFENVPASTMTFLAKHCLASPGEAALHTAQHRIREKTLARDLGIETPAFWQITTAADLADAMAELNGDGVLKTCQLGYDGKGQIRLRQGDNLDAAFAALGTDDAILEEMVAFTAEASFLVARAADTSISLFPASLNDHKNGILATSVAPANLPDAIVAAGQNAVRKLAEALNVTGLLALETFITKDNRLLFNEIAPRPHNSFHWTIEGCASSQFTQLIRAVAGMPLGSTKCYGQWQMDNLLGEDMTRLDALAKTEGLHLHLYGKAEAKTGRKMGHTNRQIKDPA; this comes from the coding sequence ATGTCGCCGAAGCGCCGGAATAATCCATTGATCTATACGCCGCAAAAAACCATTGGAATTCTTGGTAGTGGACAGCTTGGCCGGATGCTCGTAATTGCGGCTAGCCAACTGGGGTTTCGTACGCATGTTTATGCCCCCGATGCAAAAGACAGTCCGGCCGGTGACATCGCGCATAATTTCACCGAGGCGGCCTATGATGATTTGGACGCGCTTGCCGTATTTGCTAGCCAAATTGATGCTGTCACGAGCGAATTTGAAAATGTACCCGCCAGCACAATGACGTTTCTGGCCAAACATTGCCTTGCCAGCCCGGGCGAAGCGGCTCTCCATACCGCACAGCATCGCATCCGAGAAAAGACATTGGCGCGCGATCTTGGAATTGAAACACCCGCCTTTTGGCAAATTACCACTGCTGCTGATCTTGCGGATGCAATGGCCGAACTCAATGGTGATGGGGTGTTGAAGACGTGTCAGCTTGGCTATGACGGCAAAGGGCAAATCCGGCTCCGGCAAGGTGATAATTTAGACGCCGCATTTGCCGCACTTGGCACTGATGATGCAATCCTCGAAGAAATGGTTGCGTTTACCGCCGAGGCCAGTTTTCTTGTCGCGCGCGCCGCCGATACTAGTATTTCCCTTTTTCCGGCCAGCCTGAATGACCATAAAAACGGTATCCTGGCAACATCGGTGGCCCCTGCCAATTTGCCTGATGCCATTGTCGCCGCGGGTCAAAATGCCGTGCGAAAACTGGCCGAGGCATTGAATGTTACCGGTCTTTTGGCGTTGGAAACCTTTATTACCAAAGATAACCGCTTGCTTTTCAATGAAATCGCCCCGCGGCCGCATAATTCGTTTCACTGGACAATCGAAGGTTGCGCCAGCTCGCAATTTACCCAATTGATCCGCGCCGTTGCTGGGATGCCGCTTGGCAGCACCAAGTGCTATGGACAATGGCAGATGGATAATTTACTCGGCGAGGATATGACCCGGCTTGATGCGCTGGCCAAAACCGAGGGCCTGCATCTGCATCTCTATGGTAAGGCCGAGGCCAAAACCGGCCGCAAAATGGGCCATACAAACCGGCAGATCAAGGACCCGGCGTAA
- the purE gene encoding 5-(carboxyamino)imidazole ribonucleotide mutase produces the protein MTAKPSSPRIAICMGSQSDWPTMKAAADILAEFDAAHEVKIISAHRTPTRLAGFAETAHENGFGVIIAGAGGAAHLPGMIAAHTHLPVLGVPIESASLKGMDSLLSIVQMPAGVPVGTLAIGVAGAKNAALLAVQILALSDPVLGNKLVEWRQHQTNNVAEAPE, from the coding sequence ATGACCGCTAAACCCTCTTCCCCCCGCATTGCCATTTGTATGGGCAGCCAATCGGACTGGCCGACGATGAAGGCAGCGGCTGATATTCTGGCTGAATTTGACGCGGCGCATGAGGTCAAAATCATTTCCGCGCACCGAACCCCGACCCGCCTTGCCGGTTTTGCCGAAACCGCCCATGAAAATGGCTTTGGCGTGATCATTGCTGGTGCTGGCGGTGCGGCGCACTTGCCCGGGATGATTGCCGCCCATACTCATCTTCCGGTGCTTGGCGTGCCGATTGAATCCGCCTCGTTGAAAGGCATGGACTCGCTGCTATCAATTGTGCAAATGCCGGCTGGGGTTCCTGTTGGCACCCTCGCCATCGGCGTTGCCGGCGCGAAAAACGCCGCCCTGCTGGCAGTGCAGATACTGGCATTATCCGATCCGGTGCTTGGCAACAAGCTAGTCGAATGGCGTCAGCACCAGACCAATAATGTCGCCGAAGCGCCGGAATAA
- a CDS encoding YdcH family protein, giving the protein MQRHIQHQIAAMESEHRDLDSVIERLGEVLPFDQLKLQRLKKRKLVLKDEMARLRSRILPDIIA; this is encoded by the coding sequence ATGCAACGCCATATCCAGCATCAGATTGCAGCGATGGAAAGCGAACATCGTGATCTTGACTCGGTGATTGAACGGCTTGGCGAGGTTTTGCCTTTTGATCAGCTAAAACTGCAACGGCTTAAAAAACGGAAGCTTGTATTAAAGGACGAGATGGCACGATTACGAAGCCGGATTTTGCCGGATATCATTGCCTGA
- a CDS encoding DUF1013 domain-containing protein, whose protein sequence is MTQLLMPKATAVWLIDNTALSFDQIGAFCNLHPLEVQSIADGEAGVGIQGYDPILNGQLTRQELDRCEADQTAVLVLATSNLPTPNRRTKGPRYVPVARRGDKPDAIMWLVKHHSELKDSQIIKLIGTTKETIAKIRDRSHWNIANITAKHPAMLGLCRQDDLDAAIEKAGGSTQTEEQVSNMSELP, encoded by the coding sequence ATGACACAATTATTAATGCCGAAAGCAACTGCCGTATGGCTGATTGATAACACCGCGTTGTCTTTTGACCAGATTGGTGCCTTTTGCAACCTTCATCCGCTAGAGGTTCAGTCAATTGCCGATGGCGAAGCCGGCGTTGGTATTCAAGGCTATGACCCGATTTTGAACGGTCAGCTTACCCGCCAAGAACTTGACCGTTGCGAGGCTGATCAAACGGCTGTTCTGGTGCTAGCAACGTCAAATCTGCCAACACCGAATCGGCGTACAAAGGGCCCGCGTTACGTTCCAGTTGCACGGCGCGGCGATAAACCCGATGCGATCATGTGGCTGGTCAAACACCATTCAGAATTGAAAGATTCACAGATCATCAAACTGATTGGCACAACCAAGGAAACCATTGCGAAAATTCGTGATCGGTCGCATTGGAATATCGCCAATATCACCGCAAAACATCCAGCCATGCTGGGCCTTTGCCGGCAGGATGATCTGGACGCCGCGATTGAAAAGGCTGGTGGGTCGACCCAGACCGAAGAGCAGGTCTCAAATATGTCGGAATTGCCATAG
- a CDS encoding DUF1192 domain-containing protein has product MDDELDRLKPAGLPADMQRWNIEDLDAYVAAMKAEIAHVKTLIDEKTKIQSAADALFGGGS; this is encoded by the coding sequence ATGGATGATGAATTGGATCGGTTGAAACCAGCTGGATTGCCAGCTGATATGCAGCGTTGGAATATCGAAGATTTAGACGCTTATGTTGCGGCAATGAAGGCCGAGATCGCGCATGTTAAAACGCTGATTGATGAAAAGACAAAAATCCAGTCAGCGGCGGATGCCCTTTTTGGCGGCGGTAGCTAG
- a CDS encoding folate-binding protein YgfZ: MTPTPEDALICHPDTGFITVAGDEACAFLQSIITANVETLAVGACRPSALLTPQGRVLIDMMVYRLGKSRFLLRSDATRRDDLFTRLRRYRLRRPIDLAVEPDIRLLLIPGVPTPDMDGVLGSINPIMACPDPRSSSLGTHCLVEARDLPAKSGRIDHWHTKRIAAAIPEGPVDLTPERALMLEAGLDRLGAVDFDKGCYVGQEVTARTHYRGLVKRRLVPLIVWGAPPPVDSEIIVNEKSIGNSKTSAPYTIPASATPNNNSQNHDGQSGDSQSSPDLPSSICLALLKLSDIHLVLDDEAHNRLSVNGEAAELALPDWMLPLPRPAKA; the protein is encoded by the coding sequence ATGACACCGACGCCTGAAGACGCCCTGATTTGTCATCCCGACACCGGTTTTATCACGGTGGCCGGTGATGAGGCTTGTGCCTTTTTGCAATCCATCATCACGGCAAATGTTGAAACGCTGGCAGTAGGCGCGTGCCGCCCTAGTGCGTTGCTAACCCCGCAAGGGCGCGTATTGATCGACATGATGGTTTACCGGCTTGGCAAGAGCCGGTTTCTGTTGCGAAGTGATGCGACGCGGCGCGATGATCTGTTTACCCGGCTTCGCCGCTATCGACTGCGGCGTCCAATTGATCTGGCGGTTGAACCTGATATCAGGCTGCTGCTAATACCGGGCGTGCCAACGCCGGATATGGATGGGGTTTTGGGCAGCATCAACCCAATTATGGCCTGCCCCGACCCGCGCAGTTCCAGCCTTGGCACCCATTGCCTTGTCGAGGCGCGTGATTTGCCAGCCAAAAGCGGCAGGATTGATCACTGGCACACCAAACGAATTGCCGCCGCCATTCCCGAAGGACCGGTTGATCTAACCCCGGAACGGGCATTGATGCTTGAGGCCGGACTCGACCGGCTTGGCGCGGTTGATTTCGACAAGGGCTGTTATGTCGGGCAGGAGGTAACCGCCCGAACACACTATCGCGGCCTCGTAAAACGCCGCCTTGTACCGCTGATTGTATGGGGGGCGCCGCCACCGGTTGATAGTGAGATCATTGTGAACGAAAAATCCATCGGCAACAGCAAAACTTCAGCGCCATACACCATCCCAGCATCTGCCACGCCCAATAATAACAGCCAGAATCATGATGGCCAGAGTGGTGACAGCCAGTCTTCACCTGATCTCCCATCTTCGATTTGCTTGGCATTGTTAAAGCTAAGTGACATTCACCTTGTCCTGGACGATGAAGCACATAATCGCCTGAGCGTTAATGGCGAGGCGGCTGAACTGGCCTTGCCCGATTGGATGCTGCCATTGCCGCGCCCGGCGAAAGCATAA
- a CDS encoding MFS transporter, with protein sequence MTPTPTSLLSPSPKRQIGNREFVITEWRFLLFGLLMAFWSSLGQTFFISLFSSQIRDTLDLSHGGFGSYYAAATTASAISLIWLGKLADTMRLEKLAFLILTGLCCAAIMFSQISSIWMLVGGLYLLRMFGQGMMTHVYTTAMARRYFAARGRAISIAQLGHTLSESIGPASIVALLAFFDWRSLWIGLPAIAFITLAPFLRYLTQRTGLQDGEGLEGLGVNSSDNSASGAGLSGSDHAQPQKKQWRRTEVIRDPAFWLAFIWLAAVPSFVLTGLLFHQIYLAEAKGVALSTWTASYALYALFAVIGSLSIGQLIDRFSARLVAPHTLLPNSLACLALWLGSAEIGVPLFFILFGLAIGMPHATNAALTAEVYGTRYMGEIKAMLLPVAVFASALSPMLMGWMIDAGLGLGAVLGMNIALAGGAQLMAMLVLHYRKPL encoded by the coding sequence ATGACGCCCACTCCGACATCACTTTTATCACCCTCGCCAAAACGCCAAATCGGCAACCGCGAATTTGTTATAACCGAATGGCGGTTTTTGCTTTTTGGGCTGTTGATGGCTTTTTGGTCATCATTGGGGCAAACATTTTTCATTTCGCTATTTTCGTCCCAAATCCGAGACACGCTTGACCTAAGTCACGGTGGTTTTGGCAGCTATTATGCAGCCGCAACTACCGCCAGTGCAATCAGCCTGATCTGGCTTGGCAAGCTTGCTGATACGATGCGGCTCGAAAAACTAGCCTTTCTCATCCTGACCGGCCTGTGTTGTGCGGCGATCATGTTCAGCCAGATTTCATCAATCTGGATGCTGGTCGGGGGGCTGTATCTACTGCGCATGTTCGGCCAGGGCATGATGACACATGTTTACACAACGGCAATGGCACGGCGCTATTTCGCCGCGCGCGGGCGGGCTATTTCGATTGCTCAGCTTGGCCACACGCTTAGCGAGTCAATCGGCCCGGCAAGCATTGTCGCACTTCTGGCTTTTTTCGACTGGCGCAGCCTCTGGATTGGCCTGCCGGCTATCGCTTTTATAACCCTTGCGCCGTTCCTGCGTTACCTTACACAGCGCACCGGCTTGCAGGATGGCGAGGGCCTTGAAGGGCTTGGCGTCAATTCGTCTGATAATTCTGCATCCGGTGCCGGCCTATCCGGCTCTGACCACGCTCAACCCCAAAAAAAGCAGTGGCGCCGCACCGAGGTTATTCGCGATCCGGCTTTCTGGCTGGCGTTTATATGGCTGGCGGCAGTGCCATCCTTTGTTCTGACCGGTCTGTTATTTCACCAGATTTATTTAGCCGAGGCAAAAGGCGTTGCCTTATCCACATGGACAGCAAGCTACGCGCTTTATGCGCTTTTTGCTGTTATCGGCAGCTTAAGCATTGGTCAATTGATCGACCGGTTTTCGGCACGCCTCGTTGCGCCGCATACGCTTTTGCCGAACAGCCTTGCCTGTCTTGCCTTATGGTTGGGGTCGGCTGAGATTGGCGTGCCGCTATTTTTCATTCTGTTTGGCTTGGCAATCGGTATGCCGCACGCAACCAACGCCGCCCTGACAGCCGAGGTTTATGGCACTCGCTATATGGGCGAGATCAAAGCGATGCTTTTGCCGGTTGCAGTATTTGCCTCAGCCCTATCGCCAATGTTAATGGGGTGGATGATTGATGCAGGTCTTGGGCTTGGCGCGGTTTTGGGGATGAATATTGCGCTTGCGGGTGGTGCTCAGCTCATGGCGATGCTTGTCTTGCATTATCGAAAACCTTTGTGA
- the clpB gene encoding ATP-dependent chaperone ClpB, with product MQSDKFTALVRNAIGAAQSAALAANHQKLTPEHVLSALLSDNNMTVKMLLAKSGADSVSLSVQVKSALDKLPQVTGSGAGQLQLDADLARIFAAVESEAKARHDQFIAVDLLLLAMAKSTGSVGKILKKAGVEPAPLSAAIDEMRKGRTADSDAAEDSYDALSRYTRDLTEAARNGKLDPVIGRDAEVRRTIQILARRTKNNPVLIGQPGVGKTAIAEGLAQRIINADVPEALANKTLLSLDMGALVAGAKYRGEFEERLKSVLKEVQDRDGEIILFIDEMHQLVGAGKTDGAMDASNLLKPALARGELRCIGATTLDEYRQYVEKDAALTRRFQPVFVDEPSVDDTIFVLRGLKEKYELHHGVRITDEALVAAARLSHRYINERFLPDKAIDVMDEAASHLRIEADSKPADLDRTDRQIMQLKIEQAALQKDVHKPDLKRLEAIAKELGMLEQQSEMLGAAWNAMKAKTAEVVSLQQAIEDARHALDVAQRHGDLEAAAELTYGKLPALTQQLAAAEAAVSASELLHEEVTSQHIASVISNWTGIPVDKMLEGERDKLLAMESYIGKRIIGQADAVRAVANATRRARAGLADPNQPMGSFLMLGPTGVGKTELAKALAEFLFDDDTAILRIDMSEYMEKHAVARLIGAPPGYVGYEEGGALTEAVRRRPYQVVLFDEIEKAHPDLFNILLQVLDEGRLTDGKGRHVDFRNTMILLTSNIGADHLLALDDDAPAEAARDEIMAEMRGMFRPEFLNRLDEVLLFRRLSRDDMGAIVSIQMARLQKRLDERGIKLVLDEVAQNWLAMKGYDPQFGARPLQRVIQTKVQNPLAEALLDGSFDDGDVVAVGVDNASDRLVFKCTTRRADAG from the coding sequence ATGCAAAGTGATAAATTTACCGCATTGGTGCGTAATGCCATTGGCGCGGCGCAATCGGCGGCTTTGGCGGCTAATCATCAGAAATTAACGCCTGAGCATGTTCTGTCAGCGCTGCTCAGCGACAATAATATGACGGTCAAAATGCTGTTGGCAAAATCTGGTGCGGATAGCGTGTCATTGTCGGTGCAGGTCAAATCCGCATTGGATAAATTACCGCAAGTTACCGGCAGCGGTGCCGGTCAGCTGCAGCTTGATGCTGATCTGGCGCGTATATTTGCCGCTGTCGAAAGCGAGGCTAAGGCGCGCCATGACCAGTTCATTGCGGTTGATCTTTTGCTTCTTGCGATGGCGAAATCAACCGGTTCGGTTGGCAAAATTCTGAAAAAAGCCGGGGTTGAACCGGCGCCGCTATCGGCCGCGATTGACGAGATGCGAAAAGGGCGCACCGCCGATAGTGATGCTGCCGAAGATAGTTATGACGCGCTATCACGATACACCAGAGACCTGACCGAGGCGGCCCGCAATGGCAAGCTTGACCCGGTGATCGGACGCGACGCCGAAGTGCGGCGTACGATCCAGATTTTGGCGCGCAGAACAAAGAATAATCCGGTTCTGATCGGCCAGCCCGGTGTCGGAAAAACCGCCATTGCCGAGGGGCTGGCACAGCGTATTATCAATGCTGACGTGCCAGAGGCGCTGGCAAATAAGACCTTGCTGTCGCTGGATATGGGCGCGCTGGTTGCCGGTGCCAAATATCGCGGCGAGTTTGAGGAACGGTTGAAATCCGTTTTAAAAGAGGTGCAGGATCGCGACGGTGAGATCATTTTGTTTATCGACGAAATGCACCAGCTGGTGGGTGCTGGCAAAACTGATGGTGCGATGGATGCGTCAAATTTGCTAAAGCCGGCATTGGCGCGGGGTGAGCTGCGTTGTATCGGGGCAACGACGCTGGATGAATATCGGCAATATGTCGAAAAAGACGCGGCGCTTACGCGGCGGTTTCAGCCGGTGTTTGTTGATGAGCCATCGGTTGACGATACTATCTTTGTGCTGCGCGGGCTGAAGGAAAAATATGAGCTTCATCACGGTGTGCGCATAACCGATGAGGCGCTGGTGGCGGCGGCGCGTCTGTCACATCGCTATATTAATGAGCGGTTTTTGCCCGATAAGGCGATTGACGTTATGGATGAAGCGGCCAGTCACTTGCGGATTGAGGCAGATAGCAAACCTGCCGATCTTGACCGGACGGATCGCCAGATTATGCAGCTGAAAATCGAGCAGGCGGCCTTGCAAAAGGATGTGCATAAGCCCGATCTGAAACGGCTGGAGGCGATTGCAAAAGAGCTCGGTATGCTTGAACAGCAGTCTGAAATGCTGGGGGCGGCGTGGAATGCGATGAAGGCCAAAACAGCTGAGGTGGTTAGCCTGCAACAGGCCATTGAAGATGCGCGCCATGCGCTTGATGTGGCTCAGCGGCACGGTGACCTTGAGGCTGCGGCCGAATTGACCTATGGAAAATTACCGGCTCTAACCCAGCAATTGGCGGCGGCCGAGGCGGCGGTTTCGGCGTCTGAATTGCTGCATGAAGAGGTCACCAGCCAGCATATTGCATCAGTGATCAGCAACTGGACCGGAATTCCGGTTGATAAGATGCTGGAGGGTGAGCGCGATAAATTGCTGGCAATGGAAAGCTATATCGGTAAACGCATTATTGGACAGGCGGACGCGGTTCGTGCGGTTGCGAATGCAACACGGCGCGCGCGCGCTGGCCTTGCTGACCCAAATCAGCCGATGGGCAGTTTCTTGATGCTTGGGCCAACCGGTGTTGGCAAAACCGAGCTGGCGAAAGCGCTTGCCGAGTTTCTGTTTGATGATGACACGGCAATATTGCGTATTGATATGTCCGAATATATGGAAAAACACGCGGTCGCACGTCTGATCGGTGCCCCGCCGGGCTATGTTGGCTATGAAGAAGGCGGCGCCCTAACCGAGGCGGTGCGGCGGCGGCCTTATCAGGTGGTGCTGTTTGACGAGATTGAAAAGGCGCATCCTGATCTTTTCAATATCTTGCTGCAGGTGCTGGATGAAGGCCGTTTGACCGATGGCAAGGGGCGTCATGTCGATTTCCGAAATACCATGATTCTGCTGACGTCTAACATTGGTGCTGACCATCTTTTGGCGCTTGATGATGACGCGCCAGCCGAGGCGGCGCGGGATGAGATCATGGCCGAAATGCGAGGGATGTTCCGGCCGGAGTTTTTGAACCGGCTTGATGAAGTTTTGCTGTTTCGGCGGTTATCACGCGATGATATGGGGGCGATTGTTTCCATCCAGATGGCGCGGCTGCAAAAGCGGCTCGACGAGCGCGGGATAAAACTTGTGCTTGATGAGGTGGCACAGAACTGGCTGGCAATGAAAGGTTATGATCCACAATTTGGCGCGCGTCCACTGCAACGGGTGATCCAAACAAAGGTGCAAAACCCGCTTGCCGAAGCCTTGCTGGATGGCAGTTTCGACGATGGTGATGTGGTTGCCGTTGGGGTGGATAACGCCAGCGACCGGCTGGTTTTCAAGTGCACCACAAGACGGGCCGATGCCGGATAA
- a CDS encoding serine hydrolase domain-containing protein, which produces MKHLVFGLLISSLSLLPLAASADHPPKRLLRNFMAFSQLGETGKLAEFDVNVAVYGARPSAAVTVVPNAALDQIFADKFNLAAIVLKGDEVVYERYNSEKNIDSNTLLMGMSMSKTAAAAAVGALLCDGKIKSLDDKAGAYSSFLKTIPHGDVSIKNILQMNSGVSPIGRSDEKRFNRKARGVAKFARAADVRGALAFYKVAARTAGQEVNYHSSDTLALSVLVEDIAGKPLSDVFHQHIFQKFTGDGYMHWTADQSGTTVTFSDLVMTAKDWARFGRFIMTERRNNTCLGAFFSEGMQNAVATPKPDRKYGYQSWVYQVGGQPAFVFQGHGGQFLVLNDANDTVLLTLSFNESYAAGNLFKDIARFAEKLD; this is translated from the coding sequence ATGAAGCATCTGGTTTTTGGTCTGCTGATATCGTCTTTGTCACTTTTACCCTTGGCGGCATCTGCCGATCATCCGCCAAAACGACTATTGAGAAATTTTATGGCCTTCAGCCAGCTTGGTGAAACTGGCAAGCTGGCTGAATTTGATGTGAATGTCGCGGTCTATGGCGCGCGTCCGTCAGCTGCCGTTACGGTGGTGCCAAATGCAGCTTTGGATCAGATTTTTGCCGATAAATTTAACCTTGCCGCGATTGTTTTAAAGGGTGATGAGGTTGTTTATGAGCGATATAACAGCGAAAAAAACATTGATAGCAACACCCTGTTGATGGGGATGTCGATGAGCAAGACTGCGGCGGCTGCCGCGGTTGGTGCGCTGTTATGTGACGGCAAGATAAAGTCACTTGATGATAAAGCTGGCGCCTATTCCAGTTTTTTAAAAACGATCCCCCATGGTGATGTCTCGATCAAGAATATCCTGCAAATGAACAGCGGCGTTAGTCCAATTGGCCGGTCTGACGAAAAGCGTTTTAACCGAAAGGCGCGGGGCGTTGCAAAATTTGCCAGGGCGGCTGATGTTCGTGGTGCTTTGGCTTTCTATAAAGTGGCTGCCCGCACAGCCGGTCAGGAGGTGAACTATCATTCATCGGACACGCTGGCATTGTCGGTTCTGGTTGAGGATATTGCCGGCAAACCGTTAAGTGATGTCTTTCATCAGCACATATTCCAGAAATTCACCGGTGATGGCTATATGCATTGGACAGCTGATCAATCTGGCACCACAGTTACGTTTTCAGACCTTGTGATGACAGCAAAAGATTGGGCGCGTTTTGGCCGGTTTATCATGACTGAAAGGCGCAATAATACCTGCCTTGGCGCGTTTTTTAGCGAGGGGATGCAAAATGCGGTAGCCACCCCAAAGCCGGATAGGAAATATGGCTATCAGTCATGGGTTTATCAGGTGGGTGGTCAGCCGGCCTTTGTTTTTCAGGGGCATGGTGGCCAGTTTCTTGTGCTGAACGATGCCAATGATACGGTGCTTTTGACACTGTCATTTAACGAGTCATACGCCGCTGGCAATTTGTTCAAGGATATTGCCCGATTTGCCGAAAAGCTGGATTAA